From Saprospiraceae bacterium, one genomic window encodes:
- a CDS encoding sodium:solute symporter gives MSVFDWIVLLAVLGFIAIYGWYRTRKQSDLRDFVVGDNSSVWWKVGLTVMATQASAITFISTTGQGFSDGLRFVQFYFGLPLAMWVIMFYFIPAFYKLKVLTAYEYLEQRFDLKTRLFAAFIFLIQRGLAAGITLYAPAIILSSVLGWNLQLTQVLVGILVIFYTVGGGAKAVTVTQIQQMAIILIGMVFVFVFLLYSFPESFDFWDALSLAGNAGRMEAIDFNLDFNNRYNVWAGITGGFFLALAYFGTDQSQVQRYLSGKNIRESQMGLFFNGLVKIPMQIFILLCGVLLFSYFQFEKTPLTYNQKLNETLAIQHNLFYQSKSSELEKVHNQRISLLQNSSYDSKEFHQLDQAQNRIREEVKNYVQTNRVAEEANDRDYIFLYFILNYLPKGLIGLLLAVILCAAMSSISAELNSLAGTSSVDLKKRLFPDTGKRFSELQWSKIFTVFWGCVAIGFAFYASLFENLIQFINIIGSLFYGSVLGIFLVAFFVKWIKGTAVFTAACVAQLTVLLLYNFSDIGFLWYNVVGALLVIILGALIEKGRGRLVN, from the coding sequence ATGTCAGTATTTGATTGGATCGTATTGCTCGCTGTACTTGGATTTATTGCCATCTATGGTTGGTACAGAACAAGAAAGCAATCTGACCTGAGGGATTTTGTGGTAGGCGACAACAGTTCTGTCTGGTGGAAAGTTGGACTCACGGTGATGGCCACACAAGCCAGCGCAATCACATTTATCAGCACGACGGGACAAGGCTTTAGCGATGGCCTTCGGTTTGTGCAGTTTTATTTTGGATTGCCATTGGCAATGTGGGTGATTATGTTTTATTTTATTCCGGCTTTTTACAAGTTGAAAGTACTGACAGCTTATGAGTATTTGGAGCAGAGATTTGATCTGAAGACCAGACTTTTTGCAGCTTTTATTTTTTTAATTCAAAGAGGACTGGCTGCAGGCATTACCCTCTATGCTCCGGCCATTATCTTGTCCTCAGTTCTTGGCTGGAACCTTCAACTAACTCAGGTTTTGGTAGGAATTTTGGTAATCTTTTATACCGTTGGTGGAGGTGCCAAAGCAGTGACGGTTACCCAGATCCAACAGATGGCAATTATCCTGATAGGGATGGTATTTGTTTTTGTCTTTTTATTGTATTCATTTCCGGAATCTTTTGATTTTTGGGATGCACTCTCCCTGGCGGGTAACGCAGGACGAATGGAAGCCATTGATTTTAATTTGGATTTTAACAACCGCTACAATGTTTGGGCGGGCATTACGGGAGGTTTTTTTCTCGCGCTTGCTTATTTTGGAACCGATCAGTCCCAGGTGCAGAGATATCTGAGTGGTAAGAACATCAGGGAAAGTCAAATGGGCTTGTTTTTTAATGGTTTGGTTAAGATTCCCATGCAGATTTTTATATTGTTGTGTGGGGTTTTGTTATTTTCATATTTTCAGTTTGAAAAGACACCTCTGACCTACAATCAGAAGTTGAATGAAACCCTCGCCATTCAGCACAACTTATTTTATCAAAGCAAATCTTCTGAGTTGGAGAAGGTACACAATCAGCGAATTTCATTGTTGCAAAATAGCTCCTACGATTCGAAAGAATTTCATCAATTGGATCAGGCGCAAAATAGAATCAGAGAAGAGGTCAAGAACTATGTCCAAACCAATCGTGTTGCCGAAGAGGCCAATGACCGGGACTACATTTTCTTGTATTTTATCTTAAATTATTTACCAAAAGGCCTGATTGGACTTTTATTGGCAGTCATACTTTGTGCAGCCATGTCCTCTATTTCTGCTGAGTTAAATTCGTTGGCGGGGACTAGTTCTGTGGACCTAAAGAAGCGACTATTCCCCGATACCGGAAAAAGATTTTCTGAACTGCAATGGTCCAAGATATTTACGGTATTCTGGGGTTGTGTGGCAATTGGTTTTGCCTTTTACGCAAGTTTGTTCGAAAACTTAATCCAATTTATTAATATCATTGGATCCCTTTTCTATGGCAGTGTACTGGGAATCTTTCTGGTTGCTTTTTTTGTCAAATGGATCAAGGGAACAGCGGTGTTTACAGCGGCTTGCGTGGCACAATTGACCGTCCTTTTGCTT